A part of Streptomyces sp. DSM 40750 genomic DNA contains:
- the cysC gene encoding adenylyl-sulfate kinase — MTTSSRAQGATVWLTGLPSAGKTTIARVLAGRLRSEGHRVEVLDGDEIRRFLSAGLGFSREDRNTNVQRIGLVAEVLARNGVLSIVPVIAPYADSREAVRKRHDVSGTPYVEVHVATPVEVCSQRDVKGLYARQAAGQLKGLTGVDDPYEPPTDPALVLPTQDQTPDESAASVYALLADRGLV, encoded by the coding sequence ATGACCACCTCGTCCAGGGCTCAGGGAGCCACGGTCTGGCTCACCGGCCTGCCGAGCGCGGGCAAGACCACGATCGCCCGCGTCCTCGCCGGCCGGCTGCGGTCCGAGGGGCACCGAGTGGAGGTCCTCGACGGTGACGAGATCCGCCGCTTCCTCTCCGCCGGCCTCGGCTTCTCCCGCGAGGACCGCAACACCAACGTCCAGCGCATCGGTCTGGTCGCCGAGGTCCTCGCCCGCAACGGCGTGCTGTCCATCGTCCCCGTCATCGCGCCGTACGCCGACAGCCGCGAGGCCGTCCGCAAGCGCCACGACGTGAGCGGCACCCCGTACGTCGAGGTGCATGTCGCCACCCCCGTCGAGGTGTGCAGCCAGCGCGACGTGAAGGGTCTGTACGCCCGTCAGGCCGCCGGCCAGCTCAAGGGCCTGACCGGTGTCGACGACCCGTACGAGCCGCCGACCGACCCCGCGCTCGTGCTCCCGACGCAGGACCAGACGCCCGACGAATCGGCCGCGTCCGTGTACGCGCTGCTGGCGGACCGAGGTCTCGTATGA
- a CDS encoding sulfate adenylyltransferase subunit 1, producing the protein MSTTTIDTLRFATAGSVDDGKSTLVGRLLHDSKSVLADQWEAVERVSAGRGQEAPDLALLTDGLRAEREQGITIDVAYRYFATARRRFILADTPGHVQYTRNMVTGASTAELAIVLVDARNGVVEQTLRHAAVAALLRVPHVVLAVNKMDLVGYEEKEFRRIVEDFARHADELGLPGFTSIPVSALVGDNVVERSGHMDWYDGPALLEFLETVPVGVEAADAPARFPVQYVIRHEEVRYYAGQLVSGALRVGDRVTVHPSGETSEITGIDVLGETAEAAYAPQSISVRLADQRDISRGDMITAGATDAPVLTQDVRAAVCHLAERPLRVGDRVLVRHTTRTVKAVVKDLGGFPELTTNDLGRVVLRTAEPLALDDYAAVRRTGAFLLVDPADGATLTAGMVESA; encoded by the coding sequence ATGAGCACGACGACCATCGACACCCTTCGCTTCGCCACCGCCGGGTCGGTCGACGACGGCAAGTCCACGCTCGTCGGGCGGCTGCTGCACGACTCCAAGTCGGTCCTCGCGGACCAGTGGGAGGCGGTCGAGCGGGTCTCCGCCGGCCGTGGGCAGGAGGCCCCGGATCTCGCGCTGCTGACCGACGGTCTGCGGGCCGAGCGGGAGCAGGGCATCACCATCGACGTGGCGTACCGCTACTTCGCCACGGCCCGGCGGCGGTTCATCCTCGCCGACACCCCCGGGCATGTGCAGTACACCCGCAACATGGTGACGGGTGCCTCCACCGCCGAGCTGGCGATCGTCCTGGTCGACGCGCGCAACGGGGTCGTCGAGCAGACGCTCCGCCACGCGGCCGTCGCGGCGCTGCTGCGCGTGCCGCACGTGGTCCTCGCGGTCAACAAGATGGACCTCGTCGGGTACGAGGAGAAGGAGTTCCGGCGGATCGTCGAGGACTTCGCGCGGCACGCGGACGAGCTGGGGCTGCCCGGCTTCACGTCGATCCCCGTCTCGGCGCTGGTCGGTGACAACGTCGTCGAGCGGTCCGGGCACATGGACTGGTACGACGGGCCCGCGCTGCTGGAGTTCCTGGAGACCGTGCCGGTGGGGGTGGAGGCCGCGGACGCACCGGCCCGCTTCCCCGTGCAGTACGTGATCCGGCACGAAGAAGTCCGGTACTACGCCGGGCAGTTGGTGTCGGGGGCGCTGCGGGTGGGTGACCGGGTGACGGTCCATCCGTCGGGCGAGACCTCCGAGATCACGGGGATCGACGTCCTGGGTGAGACGGCGGAGGCCGCGTACGCCCCGCAGTCGATCAGTGTCCGGCTGGCGGACCAGCGGGACATCTCCCGAGGGGACATGATCACGGCCGGTGCGACTGACGCGCCGGTCCTCACACAGGACGTCCGCGCCGCCGTCTGCCACCTCGCGGAGCGGCCGCTGCGGGTGGGCGACCGCGTGCTGGTCCGGCACACGACCCGAACCGTCAAGGCCGTCGTCAAAGACCTCGGCGGCTTCCCCGAGCTGACCACGAACGACCTCGGCCGGGTTGTGCTGCGCACGGCCGAGCCGTTGGCCCTGGACGACTACGCGGCCGTGCGGCGCACCGGGGCGTTCCTTCTGGTCGACCCGGCGGACGGGGCGACGCTGACGGCGGGGATGGTCGAGTCGGCGTAG
- a CDS encoding PaaX family transcriptional regulator, protein MINVSEQHAPRSLIVTFYGAYGRSVPGPVPVSELIRLLAAVGVDAPSVRSSVSRLKRRGLLLPARTAAGAAGYALSQDARQLLEDGDRRIYATAPEQDEGWVLAVFSVPESERQKRHVLRSRLAGLGFGTAAPGVWIAPARLYEETRHTLTRLRLDPYVDLFRGEHLGFAATAEAVARWWDLAGIAKQHEAFLDRHGPVLHGWEHRADTPPEAAYRDYLLALDSWRHLPYADPGLPAALLPADWPGVRSAAVFRALHARLRDAGAAFAGVITNET, encoded by the coding sequence ATGATCAACGTGTCCGAACAGCACGCACCACGTTCGCTCATCGTCACCTTCTACGGCGCGTACGGCCGTTCGGTGCCGGGTCCCGTGCCCGTCTCCGAGCTGATCCGGCTGCTCGCCGCGGTCGGTGTCGACGCGCCCTCCGTCCGCTCCTCGGTGTCCCGGCTGAAGCGGCGCGGACTGCTGCTTCCGGCCCGCACGGCGGCGGGGGCGGCCGGGTACGCGCTGTCGCAGGACGCGCGGCAGCTGCTCGAGGACGGCGACCGGCGGATCTACGCGACGGCACCGGAGCAGGACGAGGGCTGGGTACTGGCCGTGTTCTCCGTGCCGGAGTCGGAGCGGCAGAAGCGGCATGTGCTGCGTTCCCGGCTGGCCGGACTCGGCTTCGGCACGGCCGCCCCGGGCGTGTGGATCGCGCCGGCCCGCCTGTACGAGGAGACCCGGCACACCCTGACCCGGCTGCGGCTCGACCCGTACGTGGACCTGTTCCGGGGCGAGCACCTGGGGTTCGCGGCGACCGCCGAGGCGGTGGCCCGCTGGTGGGACCTGGCCGGGATCGCCAAGCAGCACGAGGCGTTCCTCGACCGGCACGGGCCGGTGCTGCACGGCTGGGAGCACCGCGCCGACACCCCGCCGGAGGCGGCGTACCGCGACTATCTGCTGGCCCTGGACTCCTGGCGCCATCTGCCGTACGCAGACCCCGGGCTGCCCGCCGCGCTGCTGCCGGCGGACTGGCCGGGCGTCCGCTCGGCGGCCGTGTTCCGGGCGCTGCACGCGCGCCTGCGGGACGCGGGGGCGGCGTTCGCCGGGGTGATCACCAATGAAACTTAA
- the cysD gene encoding sulfate adenylyltransferase subunit CysD, with protein sequence MTVHTLSHLDALESEAVHILREVAGEFERPVILFSGGKDSIVMLHLALKAFAPAPVPFSLLHVDTGHNFPEVLEYRDRTVAAHGLRLHVASVQDYIDRGVLRERPDGTRNPLQTVPLTEKIQSERFDAVFGGGRRDEEKARAKERVFSLRDEFSQWDPRRQRPELWQLYNGRHAPGEHVRVFPLSNWTELDVWQYIAREGIELPEIYFAHHREVFLRGGMWLTAGEWGGPRGYETAEKRQVRYRTVGDMSCTGAVDSDATTLDAVIAEIAASRLTERGATRADDRMSEAAMEDRKREGYF encoded by the coding sequence ATGACCGTCCACACCCTGTCCCACCTGGACGCGCTGGAGTCCGAGGCCGTCCACATCCTCCGCGAGGTGGCGGGTGAGTTCGAGCGGCCGGTGATCCTCTTCTCCGGCGGCAAGGACTCCATCGTCATGCTGCACCTGGCGCTGAAGGCGTTCGCGCCCGCGCCGGTGCCGTTCTCGCTGCTGCACGTGGACACCGGGCACAACTTCCCGGAGGTGCTGGAGTACCGCGACCGTACGGTGGCCGCGCATGGGCTTCGGTTGCATGTCGCCTCGGTGCAGGACTACATCGACCGGGGTGTGCTGCGCGAACGCCCCGACGGGACCCGGAACCCCCTCCAGACCGTGCCGTTGACCGAGAAGATCCAGAGCGAGCGCTTCGACGCCGTCTTCGGTGGCGGCCGCCGCGACGAGGAGAAGGCGCGCGCCAAGGAGCGGGTGTTCTCGCTGCGGGACGAGTTCTCGCAGTGGGATCCGCGGCGGCAGCGGCCGGAGCTGTGGCAGCTGTACAACGGGCGGCACGCTCCTGGGGAGCATGTGCGTGTCTTCCCGCTCTCCAACTGGACCGAGCTGGACGTCTGGCAGTACATCGCCCGGGAGGGCATCGAGCTGCCGGAGATCTACTTCGCCCACCACCGCGAGGTCTTCCTGCGGGGCGGAATGTGGCTGACCGCCGGTGAGTGGGGCGGGCCGCGCGGATACGAGACGGCCGAGAAGCGGCAGGTGCGGTACCGGACGGTCGGTGACATGTCCTGCACGGGTGCCGTGGATTCGGACGCGACCACGCTGGACGCCGTGATCGCCGAGATCGCGGCCTCCCGGCTGACCGAGCGGGGTGCGACGCGCGCCGACGACAGGATGTCCGAGGCCGCGATGGAAGACCGTAAACGCGAGGGGTACTTCTAA
- a CDS encoding sulfotransferase family protein, producing MSLMRNLNRALTATTGLQVRKAAPAAPAAPKAAAPKPAAKRPTAVYRCPAPEDLATDRLLRQPVFIMSPVRSGSTLLRMLMNAHSRLHSPHELHIRRLEVGYGSKLSQKAMSTLDLERGDLEHLLWDRVMHRELVKSGKDFVVEKTPSNAFVYERIRDCWPDARFVFLLRHPVSIAQSWHEGDPDKRTYDEAAADALRYMKAVDRAREGLTGHTVRYEDITADPEKEMRRLCLFLDVDFEPAMLDYGRKADAQVVKGLGDWRDKIKTGQVQAGRALPTEDDIPEILRPMCQAWGYSE from the coding sequence ATGAGTCTCATGCGCAACCTGAACCGGGCACTCACCGCCACCACCGGTCTGCAAGTACGCAAGGCCGCCCCGGCCGCACCCGCCGCGCCCAAGGCCGCGGCACCCAAGCCGGCCGCGAAGAGGCCCACGGCGGTGTACCGATGTCCGGCTCCCGAGGACCTCGCCACGGACCGGTTGCTGAGGCAGCCGGTCTTCATCATGTCTCCCGTGCGCTCCGGCTCCACGCTGCTGCGGATGCTGATGAACGCGCACTCGCGGCTGCACTCCCCGCACGAACTGCACATACGCCGGCTGGAGGTCGGCTACGGCAGCAAGTTGTCGCAGAAGGCGATGAGCACCCTCGACCTGGAGCGCGGTGACCTGGAGCATCTGCTGTGGGACCGGGTCATGCACCGGGAACTGGTGAAGTCGGGCAAGGACTTCGTCGTCGAGAAGACCCCGAGCAACGCCTTCGTGTACGAGCGCATCCGGGACTGCTGGCCCGACGCCCGCTTCGTCTTCCTCCTGCGTCACCCGGTCTCCATCGCCCAGTCGTGGCACGAGGGCGACCCCGACAAGCGCACCTACGACGAGGCCGCGGCCGACGCGCTGCGCTACATGAAGGCCGTCGACCGGGCCCGCGAGGGACTCACGGGCCACACCGTGCGCTACGAGGACATCACCGCCGACCCCGAGAAGGAGATGCGGCGGCTCTGCCTGTTCCTCGACGTCGACTTCGAGCCGGCCATGCTCGACTACGGCAGGAAGGCCGACGCCCAGGTCGTCAAGGGTCTCGGCGACTGGCGCGACAAGATCAAGACCGGTCAGGTGCAGGCCGGGCGCGCGCTCCCCACCGAGGACGACATCCCGGAGATCCTCCGGCCGATGTGTCAGGCGTGGGGCTACAGCGAGTGA
- a CDS encoding glycosyltransferase family 4 protein, which translates to MTDRRPLPQRPRVRYLLLHAYGRGGTIRTVMNQANSLVAAGWNVEIVSAVRRRDDIQFPLDPRVTVSTVVDLREDAYTPPSGLVARWRDRRRGELLDAPARHIPKGEFGYRYFNRYVEDLLIAYLRSLTDGILVTTRPALNFLSAEHATSGVVRVAQEHMNLGTHKRDVRQRIQETYPRFATVAVLTERDRDEYAELLPGTRVIRIPNAVHSLDQVPATPTSKIAVAAGRLFPQKGFDLLIPAWAKLVEAYPDWKLRIYGSGEKKSELRNLIEEHHLYNHVFLMGHTDRLDDELAKASFYVLSSRFEGLPMVMIEAMSHALPVVSFDCPTGPADVLTHGVDGLLVAPEDPDALADAMAKLMADEVLRADMGVAAVLTAASYGPDAVHHRWESLFTSLHEQRHGTAAGAAKGTHA; encoded by the coding sequence ATGACCGACCGCCGTCCGCTCCCCCAACGCCCCCGCGTCCGGTATCTGCTGCTGCACGCGTACGGCCGGGGCGGCACCATCCGCACGGTGATGAACCAGGCCAACTCCCTCGTGGCGGCGGGCTGGAACGTGGAGATCGTCAGCGCGGTGCGCCGCCGCGACGACATCCAGTTCCCCCTCGACCCCCGGGTGACGGTCTCCACGGTCGTCGACCTGCGCGAGGACGCCTACACCCCGCCGTCCGGCCTGGTCGCCCGCTGGCGCGACCGCAGGCGCGGCGAGCTGCTGGACGCGCCCGCCCGGCACATCCCGAAGGGCGAGTTCGGCTACCGCTACTTCAACCGGTACGTCGAGGACCTGCTCATCGCGTACCTGCGGTCGCTGACCGACGGCATCCTGGTGACCACCCGGCCCGCCCTGAACTTCCTCTCCGCCGAGCACGCCACCAGCGGTGTCGTCCGGGTCGCCCAGGAGCACATGAACCTCGGCACCCACAAGCGGGACGTGCGGCAGCGCATCCAGGAGACGTACCCGCGCTTCGCCACGGTCGCCGTGCTCACCGAGCGCGACCGCGACGAGTACGCCGAACTCCTCCCCGGCACCCGGGTCATCCGCATCCCCAACGCCGTGCACTCCCTCGACCAGGTCCCCGCCACCCCCACGTCGAAGATCGCGGTGGCGGCCGGCCGGCTCTTCCCGCAGAAGGGCTTCGACCTGCTGATCCCGGCCTGGGCGAAGCTCGTCGAGGCGTACCCCGACTGGAAGCTGAGAATTTACGGCAGCGGCGAGAAGAAGTCGGAACTTCGCAACCTGATCGAAGAACACCATCTCTACAATCACGTCTTCCTCATGGGACACACCGACCGCTTGGACGACGAACTCGCCAAGGCCTCCTTCTACGTGCTCAGCTCACGCTTCGAAGGACTGCCGATGGTGATGATCGAGGCGATGAGCCACGCCCTTCCCGTGGTGAGCTTCGACTGCCCGACCGGCCCCGCCGACGTGCTGACGCACGGCGTCGACGGGCTCCTCGTCGCACCCGAGGACCCGGACGCGCTCGCCGACGCCATGGCCAAGCTGATGGCCGACGAGGTGCTGCGCGCCGACATGGGCGTGGCCGCGGTCCTCACGGCCGCCTCGTACGGCCCGGACGCCGTCCATCACCGCTGGGAATCCCTCTTCACCTCCCTCCACGAACAACGGCACGGCACCGCCGCCGGCGCCGCGAAAGGAACACACGCATGA
- a CDS encoding AMP-binding protein, translating to MNSRVTAHIDTFARDRLPPPDQWPELSFDLPELRYPDRLNAAAELLDGGDPGRPVFRTPAGDTWTYGELRARVDRIAHALTSTLGVVPGNRVLLRGPTTPWLAACWLAVLKAGAVAVTVLAQQRPYELATVCELARVSHALCDIRSVDDLTKADVPGLRITTYGGDGPDDLLGLPSANGAREPYEAVATAADDVALIAFTSGTTGRPKGCLHFHRDVLAVADTFSKHVLRPRADDVFAGSPPLGFTFGLGGLVVFPMRAGASALLLEQAGPRQLLPAVAEHGVSVLFTAPTAYRSMLGELNGADGYDISSLRRCVSAGENLPEATWRAWHERTGLRIINGIGATELLHIFIAAADESIRPGTTGVPVPGWQARVQDADGVPVPDGEQGLLAVRGPVGCRYLADERQREYVRGGWNVTGDTYVREPDGYFRYVARADDMIISAGYNIAGPEVEEALLRHPDVVEAAVVGRPDEARGQVVVAYVVVGAGVARDGDMLRAFLKSELAPYKCPREIVFLDALPRTATGKLQRFRLRTLGDQQ from the coding sequence ATGAATTCCAGGGTCACCGCCCATATCGACACCTTCGCCCGGGACCGTCTCCCACCTCCGGACCAGTGGCCCGAGCTGTCCTTCGACCTCCCCGAGCTGCGCTACCCGGACCGCCTCAACGCCGCCGCCGAACTGCTCGACGGCGGCGACCCCGGCCGGCCCGTCTTCCGCACCCCCGCCGGGGACACCTGGACGTACGGCGAACTCCGCGCCCGTGTCGACCGGATCGCCCACGCTCTGACGTCCACGCTCGGCGTCGTCCCCGGCAACCGGGTCCTGCTGCGCGGGCCCACCACGCCCTGGCTGGCCGCGTGCTGGCTGGCGGTGCTCAAGGCGGGGGCGGTCGCGGTGACGGTGCTCGCGCAGCAACGGCCGTACGAACTGGCGACGGTCTGTGAGCTGGCGCGGGTGTCGCACGCGCTGTGCGACATACGGTCCGTGGACGACCTCACGAAGGCGGACGTCCCGGGGCTCCGGATCACCACGTACGGCGGGGACGGGCCCGACGACCTGCTCGGCCTGCCGTCGGCGAACGGGGCGCGGGAGCCGTACGAGGCGGTCGCCACGGCGGCCGACGACGTGGCGCTGATCGCGTTCACGTCCGGCACGACCGGGCGGCCGAAGGGGTGTCTGCACTTCCACCGGGACGTGCTGGCGGTCGCGGACACCTTTTCGAAGCATGTGCTGCGCCCCCGGGCGGACGACGTGTTCGCCGGGTCTCCCCCGCTCGGCTTCACCTTCGGCCTCGGCGGGCTCGTCGTCTTCCCGATGCGGGCCGGGGCCAGCGCCCTGCTGCTCGAACAGGCGGGCCCCAGGCAGTTGCTCCCTGCGGTCGCGGAGCACGGGGTGTCGGTGCTGTTCACCGCGCCGACGGCGTACCGGTCGATGCTGGGCGAACTGAACGGGGCGGACGGGTACGACATCTCGTCGCTCCGGCGGTGTGTGTCGGCGGGCGAGAACCTGCCCGAGGCCACCTGGCGGGCCTGGCACGAGCGGACCGGGCTGCGGATCATCAACGGCATCGGCGCGACCGAGCTGCTGCACATCTTCATCGCCGCGGCCGACGAGTCCATCCGGCCGGGGACGACGGGGGTGCCCGTACCGGGGTGGCAGGCGCGCGTGCAGGACGCCGACGGAGTGCCGGTGCCCGACGGGGAGCAGGGGCTGCTCGCCGTACGGGGGCCGGTGGGATGCCGTTATCTGGCGGACGAGCGGCAGCGGGAGTACGTACGGGGCGGCTGGAATGTCACGGGTGACACGTATGTCCGCGAGCCGGACGGGTACTTCCGCTATGTCGCGCGCGCCGACGACATGATCATTTCGGCCGGTTACAACATCGCGGGCCCCGAGGTCGAGGAGGCCCTGCTGCGCCATCCGGACGTGGTGGAGGCGGCCGTGGTGGGGCGGCCGGACGAGGCACGCGGGCAGGTCGTCGTCGCGTATGTGGTCGTCGGGGCGGGAGTCGCCCGGGACGGCGACATGCTCCGCGCGTTCCTCAAGTCGGAGCTGGCACCGTACAAGTGTCCGAGGGAAATCGTGTTCCTGGACGCGCTGCCGCGCACGGCGACCGGCAAACTCCAGCGGTTCCGACTGCGCACCCTAGGTGACCAGCAGTGA